The Niabella beijingensis genomic interval GCGGAGAAGAGCATATGGACTTGATATGCCGGGGAATGCCGTAAGTTTTGTCCTGACTAACGGGGGTAGTGGTTATACGGGTGCTCCAACAGCCCAGGTCTCCGGCGGTGGCGGCAGCTATGCATCGGTGTCCATTTCCGGGCGTAGCGGCGATAAAATATCATCGATAATCGTAAACAACCCTGGCCACGGGTATACATCAGCGCCCACGGTTACATTGACCGGCGGCGGCGGTACGGGGGCAGTTGTTACCGCATCCCTTGTACAAAAGCCCACAACGGATCAGGTTTATATACCCGGCGGATTAACCAAACAACAGTTTTTAGACACTCTTATTTCAGAGCGGGCAAAAGAACTGTGCTTTGAAGGCATGCGCCGGGCAGACCTGATCCGCTGGAACCTGCTGAGCTCAAAGATCCAGGAAACGTACAAAAAAGTACAGGCGATACGGCCAGCTTATCCTTATCCTGCCGGAACCAATTTTGTGGCCGGAAAACATGAATTGTATCCGTTCCCGCAAAACGAAACCGATGTAAATAAAAATATAGGCCGGCAAAATCCCGGCTATTAATAACCGGAAATAAAATAACGTGAAGATGAAGAACAGAAATAAATTCCAATGGTTGCTGGTACTGTTAGTGCTGCTGGTATTGGGCGGATGCAAAACTGCTACCAAAAAAGAAGGAGCAAAGCGCCCCAATATCCTGATCATTATGTCCGATAACCAGTCTGCAAATCATGTGGGTATTTATGGCGACGCCACGGTGCGCACGCCCAATATGGATAAGGTGGCCGGCGAAGGGGTGCGTTTTACCAATGCATTCTGCAGCTCACCTTCCTGCACGCCCTCCAGGGCCGGCTATCTTACCGGGCAGGATATCTGGCGCTTAAAAGAAGGTGCCAACCTGTGGAGCATACTGCCCACACAGTATCCGTTGTATACGGATCTGCTGGAGACATCGGGCTATGCCGTTGGTATGCAGGGTAAAGGATGGGGCCCGGGAAGCTTTGAGGCCAATGGCCGTAAAAGAAACCCCGGAGGGAATGCCTATGAAAGCTTCGCACAGTTCCTGAAGCAGAAAAAGCAGGATGCCCCCTGGAGCTACTGGATCAGCAGCCACGAACCGCACCGTCCTTATGAAGTAGGCATCGGTGCCAAATCAGGTATCGACCCGGCGAAGGTAAAAGTACCGGGTTACCTTCCGGATGTAGCTGATGTACGGACGGATATTGCCGACTACTATCATTCCATAGAGGTCTTTGACAAAGAACTGGGGGAGGCGCTGGAATTATTAAAACAAAGCGGTGAGCTGGAAAATACCATTGTTGTGGTCTGCAGCGATAACGGCTGGCAGATGCCCCGCGGTCTGGCCAACCTGTATGATTTCGGTACTCATGTGCCGCTGATGATCTCCTGGCCGGGTAAGTTTAAAAAAGGCGCAGTAGCGGACGGGCTGGTCACCCTGAATGATCTGGCACCAACCTTCCTGGAGCTGGCCGGTATACCGGTGCCTGCGGAAATGACGGCCAAAAGCCTGCTCCCGGTATTGGATAAAGACGATACACAGGCGGCTGCTGACCGCGAATTTGTAGTGCTGGGCAGAGAGCGGCATGCTTTTGTGAGGCAGCACGGAATGGGGTACCCGGGCCGTGCGATCCGTACCCGGCAATATTTATACATCCGTAATTATGAACCCGGCCGCTGGGCCGCTGGAGATCCCCCGCTATACGGGGATATCGATCCTTATATGCTCAATTATCCCGGACCAGCCAAGTTTTATATGATCGCCAATAAGGATAATCCGGCCGTGAAACCCCTGTTTGAACTGGGGATGGGAAAGCGTCCTGCAGAAGAACTGTATGATATCGGCAGCGATCCTGACGAGCTGCATAACCTGGCCGCTGATCCTGCCTATAAGCATGTAAAAGAAAAGCTGGCAACGCAAATGCACAATTACCTGGTACAGACAAAGGATCCCCGTGCTACCGGGGGTGATGTAAGTGTTTGGGATAAGGCACCTTATTTTAGTGATATCGATAAGCGGGCACATCCCAGCGAGGAGGCCATCCGGCAATTCAGACTGGATTCTGTATATGATTATTTAAAATAAACGGACAGACATACTGAAAACATACCGCCCTTGAAAGAACAATTTGCAATAGGAATAGATGTGGGAGGCTCGGCATTGAAATGCGGAGTGGTTGCGAAAGACGGGACCCTGGTTCATTGCTTTACCGAAGCACTGATAAAGACAAAAGGCGAGGCCGGTATTATTGAGCAGATCGCCGGATGTATCGGACAGGCCGCCGCAGCCGTGCAGCTTAAGGACGGTGCGGTTTGTGGTGCCGGTATTGGTTTTCCCGGTATTGTGGAAAATAACGTGGTGATCGGCGGTGCCGATAACCTCCCGGGTTTTGAGCAGCTGCCCTTGGGATACCTGCTGGAAACACAGACGGGTTATCCCACCGTGGTAGACAATGATGCCAATATGATGGGCGTTGGTGAATGGGTCTATGGAGCTGCAAAAGGCTGTACCGATATCGTTTTTTTAACGGTTGGCACCGGCATCGGAGGCGCGCTCATCATCAATAACCGGTTATACGGCGGATACCGTAACCGCGGTACAGAACTGGGTCATATCATCATCCGGCATCAGGGGGCTTCCTGTTCCTGCGGCTCCAGGGGCTGTTTTGAGGCCTATGCTTCGGTAACGGCCCTGATCAGCCATTATCAATCACTGAAACAGGAAGCAGGGGAACCAGTGGATGGCAGACAGCTTATAGAAAGGTATTTACAAAAGGAAGCAGCGGCGGTAACCGCCATGGAACAGCATTTTGATCATATGGCGGCGGGTATTGCCGGGTATATAAATATTTTCAGTCCGCAGAAGATCGTGGTAGGCGGTGGTATCAGTGAAGCCGGCGGATTCTATATGCAGGAGGTAACGGAAAGGGTAGGGCAACTGGCAATGCCGGCCACCTCCCTGCAAACAACATTAGTGGCTGCCGCATTGGGCAATAAAGCGGGGCTGCAGGGCTGTGCCGCAACGGTGTTTCAGCAACAGGCCGGGTATGATCCGGTAACAGTTTACAATCATTCAACGAATTGACGGATGCAACAACGGAATAATTTTTTAGTAGGGGTGAT includes:
- a CDS encoding sulfatase, whose amino-acid sequence is MKNRNKFQWLLVLLVLLVLGGCKTATKKEGAKRPNILIIMSDNQSANHVGIYGDATVRTPNMDKVAGEGVRFTNAFCSSPSCTPSRAGYLTGQDIWRLKEGANLWSILPTQYPLYTDLLETSGYAVGMQGKGWGPGSFEANGRKRNPGGNAYESFAQFLKQKKQDAPWSYWISSHEPHRPYEVGIGAKSGIDPAKVKVPGYLPDVADVRTDIADYYHSIEVFDKELGEALELLKQSGELENTIVVVCSDNGWQMPRGLANLYDFGTHVPLMISWPGKFKKGAVADGLVTLNDLAPTFLELAGIPVPAEMTAKSLLPVLDKDDTQAAADREFVVLGRERHAFVRQHGMGYPGRAIRTRQYLYIRNYEPGRWAAGDPPLYGDIDPYMLNYPGPAKFYMIANKDNPAVKPLFELGMGKRPAEELYDIGSDPDELHNLAADPAYKHVKEKLATQMHNYLVQTKDPRATGGDVSVWDKAPYFSDIDKRAHPSEEAIRQFRLDSVYDYLK
- a CDS encoding ROK family protein, which produces MKEQFAIGIDVGGSALKCGVVAKDGTLVHCFTEALIKTKGEAGIIEQIAGCIGQAAAAVQLKDGAVCGAGIGFPGIVENNVVIGGADNLPGFEQLPLGYLLETQTGYPTVVDNDANMMGVGEWVYGAAKGCTDIVFLTVGTGIGGALIINNRLYGGYRNRGTELGHIIIRHQGASCSCGSRGCFEAYASVTALISHYQSLKQEAGEPVDGRQLIERYLQKEAAAVTAMEQHFDHMAAGIAGYINIFSPQKIVVGGGISEAGGFYMQEVTERVGQLAMPATSLQTTLVAAALGNKAGLQGCAATVFQQQAGYDPVTVYNHSTN